The following are encoded in a window of Spiroplasma tabanidicola genomic DNA:
- the rpmG gene encoding 50S ribosomal protein L33 produces the protein MREGVILRCTVCKEENYIAKNDKRKEKIEVNKHCFKCNAHQVHKQKK, from the coding sequence ATGCGCGAAGGAGTTATTTTGCGTTGCACAGTTTGCAAAGAAGAGAATTACATTGCTAAGAATGACAAAAGAAAAGAAAAAATTGAAGTTAATAAACATTGTTTCAAATGTAATGCCCATCAAGTGCACAAACAAAAAAAATAA
- a CDS encoding site-2 protease family protein has translation MSTGMFLLGFAIGIISVLVLITLHELGHCLVAKLSGAYVYEFAIGFGPRILTIKGKETWVTIRAFPLGGFCSIASDKVDPPSYREDVEVPKERQMDYIKRWKKLLFLIFGPLMNLFIAIFIFTTIFAVTKAKTDDMSYFGQKFQTDAVAEKLITDKERKDLNDETIVIDQSYAIWGWKLINKQEDKEEVLFNNIDDSNPDLNCPKINEADSLKAANYSTIVYNFIDNLTKLKNENDLDNKEDLHIMFSYKKVDKYTGFALNGYQQIKTTDYSTTEMYSKTQLAVGIMAPTRYYSSGGKAYLAGWEETFKQSFSILKSFGSIFTKGFKNLAGPVGIATQTANMMGTPRTFFTYIAMLSANLFVLNMLIIPPLDGYKTVELLIEMIMRKDLSKKYKIWVYSTGAVLMLALFIGVTLMDLFR, from the coding sequence ATGTCAACAGGAATGTTTTTATTAGGTTTTGCAATTGGTATTATTTCTGTTTTGGTTTTAATAACTTTGCATGAACTTGGACATTGCTTGGTAGCAAAACTTAGTGGTGCTTATGTATATGAATTTGCAATTGGTTTTGGACCAAGAATTTTAACTATTAAAGGAAAAGAAACTTGAGTCACAATTAGAGCATTTCCGCTTGGTGGGTTTTGTTCAATTGCTTCAGACAAAGTTGATCCTCCATCGTATCGAGAAGATGTCGAAGTTCCTAAAGAAAGACAAATGGATTACATTAAACGATGAAAAAAATTATTATTTTTAATTTTTGGTCCTTTAATGAATTTATTTATTGCCATTTTTATCTTTACAACTATTTTTGCAGTAACAAAAGCAAAAACCGATGATATGTCTTATTTTGGGCAAAAATTTCAAACTGATGCTGTTGCTGAAAAATTAATTACTGATAAAGAAAGAAAAGATTTAAACGATGAAACAATTGTAATTGATCAATCTTATGCTATTTGAGGATGAAAATTAATCAATAAACAAGAAGATAAAGAAGAAGTCTTATTTAATAATATTGATGATAGTAATCCTGATTTAAATTGTCCAAAAATTAATGAAGCAGATTCATTAAAAGCTGCAAATTACTCAACTATTGTTTATAACTTTATTGATAATTTAACTAAACTAAAAAATGAAAATGATTTAGATAATAAAGAAGACTTACACATTATGTTTTCTTACAAAAAAGTTGACAAATATACAGGTTTTGCACTTAATGGATATCAACAAATCAAAACTACAGATTATTCAACAACTGAAATGTATAGTAAAACTCAACTTGCAGTTGGTATAATGGCTCCAACTAGATATTATTCAAGTGGAGGAAAAGCATATTTAGCTGGATGAGAAGAAACTTTTAAACAATCATTTAGTATTTTAAAAAGCTTTGGATCAATTTTTACAAAAGGATTCAAAAACTTAGCAGGACCAGTTGGAATTGCGACACAAACTGCAAATATGATGGGAACTCCAAGAACATTTTTCACTTATATTGCAATGCTAAGTGCTAACTTGTTTGTTTTAAATATGCTTATAATTCCACCGCTTGATGGATATAAAACTGTAGAATTATTAATCGAAATGATAATGAGAAAAGATTTATCAAAAAAATATAAAATTTGAGTTTATTCTACAGGAGCAGTTTTAATGCTAGCGCTATTTATTGGTGTTACATTAATGGATTTATTCCGATAA
- a CDS encoding phosphatidate cytidylyltransferase has product MIDKSEVTDSNVEDKNDNNNLELERSIKHFKTKKGKETFKTRLISSVFLLIFLVFYITTGSIYTYFTREKYFDIFSFISIGLTILICGIACFEINKAAGYKKWWQQLILITVALVLYIFPITPKLYTFSPYTRMDLYSWLKGWHFTLVLSISSLFYLFLALIENKRVELKKVLIGFSFMAMIVIAMKTYSIVSLDLLEANMPIFSFNTIVWIWLMVILGDSFAYIGGMMFGKTKLAPKISPNKTWEGATIGSSVASVIGIAYAAIFYFVPALDNFKPLNIGISLINNKVVEFFIYVLLSCVFPIIALMGDLIFSWVKRVFDIKDYSRLIPGHGGILDRLDSIIFSLFVLFFIVLAIGS; this is encoded by the coding sequence ATGATAGATAAAAGTGAAGTTACAGATTCAAATGTTGAAGATAAAAATGATAACAATAATTTAGAATTAGAAAGAAGTATAAAACATTTTAAAACAAAAAAAGGTAAAGAAACTTTTAAAACAAGATTAATTTCTTCTGTTTTTTTATTAATTTTTTTAGTTTTTTATATTACAACCGGATCTATTTACACTTATTTTACAAGAGAAAAATATTTTGATATTTTTAGTTTCATTTCTATTGGATTAACTATATTGATTTGTGGTATTGCTTGTTTTGAAATTAATAAAGCAGCAGGATATAAAAAATGATGACAACAACTCATTTTAATAACTGTAGCATTAGTTTTATATATTTTCCCAATTACTCCAAAATTATATACTTTCTCACCTTATACTCGTATGGATTTATATTCATGATTAAAAGGATGACATTTCACATTAGTTTTGTCAATTTCTTCATTATTTTATTTATTTTTAGCTCTAATTGAAAATAAAAGAGTCGAACTTAAAAAAGTATTAATAGGATTTAGTTTTATGGCTATGATCGTTATTGCAATGAAAACATATTCGATTGTAAGTTTAGATTTACTTGAAGCAAATATGCCAATATTCTCATTTAATACAATTGTATGAATTTGATTAATGGTAATTTTAGGAGATTCATTTGCATATATCGGGGGAATGATGTTTGGAAAAACTAAATTAGCACCAAAAATTAGTCCTAATAAAACATGAGAAGGTGCTACAATCGGATCAAGCGTTGCTTCTGTTATTGGAATTGCTTATGCTGCTATATTCTATTTTGTACCAGCTTTAGATAATTTCAAACCTTTAAATATTGGAATATCATTAATTAATAATAAAGTAGTAGAGTTTTTTATTTATGTTTTACTTTCATGTGTTTTTCCAATCATTGCATTAATGGGTGATTTAATTTTTTCTTGAGTTAAAAGAGTATTTGATATTAAAGATTATTCTAGATTAATTCCTGGACATGGTGGAATTTTAGACCGCCTTGATTCAATAATATTTTCTTTATTCGTTCTATTCTTTATTGTACTTGCAATTGGAAGTTAA
- a CDS encoding aminopeptidase P family protein — MKKELLNKILEETNSDAILLYSPQNRYWFSRFPSSLGYLLYTKQKSYLYLDGRYITAARESEMLINIDELETYRNVFDLLNKKIKENNVKKLLIESDWVYLNEAEIFKKRLEAEVEGYNFSRVRMVKDEWEVAQVRKACDITHQVFLDVLEFVKPGMKETDLARFVSDSFLKHGAQKLSFDTIVASGENGSKPHAVPSERVLKEGDFVTLDMGCYFNGYASDQTRTFALGNDNNAKLKEIYDIVYNSQQAGIDAIKPGVLGAEIHKICFDYIENKGYGEYFTHGTGHGLGIEIHEAPNNSSADKTPLAPGMCVTVEPGIYIPGIGGVRIEDDILVTEEGHDYLTTPLRELQIVKNK; from the coding sequence ATGAAAAAAGAATTATTGAATAAAATATTAGAAGAAACAAATAGTGATGCAATCTTATTGTACTCACCTCAAAATCGTTATTGATTTTCAAGATTCCCATCAAGTTTAGGATATCTGTTATATACAAAACAAAAATCATATTTATATTTAGATGGCAGATATATAACTGCTGCTAGAGAAAGTGAAATGTTAATTAATATTGATGAATTAGAAACTTATAGAAATGTTTTTGATCTGTTAAATAAAAAAATTAAAGAAAATAATGTTAAAAAACTTTTAATTGAATCTGATTGAGTTTATTTAAATGAAGCTGAAATTTTTAAAAAAAGATTAGAAGCTGAAGTGGAAGGATATAATTTTTCTAGAGTAAGAATGGTAAAAGATGAATGAGAAGTTGCGCAAGTTAGAAAAGCTTGTGATATAACTCATCAAGTATTTCTAGATGTATTAGAATTTGTAAAACCTGGAATGAAAGAAACAGATTTAGCAAGATTTGTATCAGATAGTTTCTTAAAACATGGAGCTCAAAAATTAAGTTTTGACACGATTGTTGCTAGTGGTGAAAATGGAAGCAAACCTCATGCCGTTCCAAGTGAAAGAGTTTTAAAAGAAGGTGACTTTGTAACTCTTGATATGGGATGTTATTTTAATGGATATGCATCAGATCAAACTAGAACTTTTGCATTAGGAAATGATAATAATGCTAAGCTTAAAGAAATTTATGATATAGTTTATAATTCCCAACAAGCAGGAATTGATGCAATTAAACCAGGAGTTTTAGGAGCAGAAATTCACAAAATTTGTTTTGATTATATTGAAAACAAAGGTTATGGAGAATACTTTACTCATGGAACTGGACACGGTTTAGGAATTGAAATTCATGAAGCGCCAAATAACTCAAGTGCTGATAAAACTCCATTAGCACCAGGAATGTGTGTTACAGTTGAACCAGGGATTTATATTCCGGGAATTGGAGGAGTTAGAATAGAAGATGATATTCTAGTCACAGAAGAAGGTCATGACTACTTAACGACCCCATTAAGAGAATTACAAATTGTAAAAAATAAATAA
- the uppS gene encoding polyprenyl diphosphate synthase has protein sequence MKTSNLNHLAIILDGNGRWATAQKKSRTFGHEQGLNKIHDVILWAKEFDIKHITLFCFSTENWNRPKQEVKFLVEFPQKGFNEKRIKEYIKNDIKVNWIGRRSKVPEECKNVIESLEQKTKDCKSIKFNLAFDYGSFDEVLNTFKIIYKKINDNDTDINNLNFEDIEKNLYTKNSPPVDFLIRTGGEQRLSNFLLLQCAYAELYFTKTYWPAFEKKDFEAAIKEFKSRNRRFGEIKE, from the coding sequence TTGAAAACCTCAAATCTAAACCATCTTGCTATAATTTTAGATGGAAATGGTAGATGAGCAACTGCTCAAAAGAAATCAAGAACTTTTGGTCATGAACAAGGATTAAATAAAATTCATGATGTCATCCTTTGAGCAAAAGAATTTGATATAAAACATATAACTCTTTTTTGTTTTTCGACTGAGAATTGAAATCGTCCAAAGCAAGAAGTTAAATTTTTAGTTGAATTTCCTCAAAAAGGATTTAATGAAAAAAGAATTAAAGAATATATAAAAAATGATATTAAGGTAAATTGAATTGGAAGAAGATCAAAGGTTCCAGAAGAATGTAAAAATGTTATTGAAAGTTTAGAACAAAAAACAAAAGATTGTAAAAGTATAAAATTTAATTTGGCTTTTGATTATGGATCTTTTGATGAAGTTCTAAATACATTTAAAATAATTTACAAAAAAATTAATGATAATGATACTGATATAAATAATTTAAATTTTGAAGATATAGAAAAAAACTTATATACAAAAAATAGTCCACCAGTTGATTTTTTAATTAGAACTGGTGGAGAACAAAGATTAAGTAATTTTTTATTATTGCAATGCGCTTATGCAGAATTATATTTTACAAAAACATATTGACCTGCATTTGAAAAAAAAGACTTTGAAGCTGCTATTAAAGAATTTAAATCTAGAAATAGAAGATTTGGAGAAATTAAGGAGTAA
- the dxr gene encoding 1-deoxy-D-xylulose-5-phosphate reductoisomerase — MKNVVLFGASGNIGKQTLEILKTNKNKFKLIAISVGKRINDLETILEEFKDIKTVYSSVSIENLKNKFTKINFVSNNIEELIYNDAHIIVNALSGFFGLKITLEAIKKEKILLNANKESFVVAGNLIQELQQKFVKAKIYPVDSEHCAIFQCLEVDNQINNIYLTASGGPFRNLTLEEIKNVNLKDALNHPNWNMGSKITIDSATMFNKAFEILEAYHLFKTKNIITLVHPNSIIHSMVEFKDGSIKAQLSVPDMKQVINYFFNYPDRVEFTNQKNLNFKETLNLQLKEIDQNRFIPIKMALGCLDEYNSKAICMNAANEVCVEAFLNNEIEFYQITEIVSKIFHTTQKINYNNYNDICAFDKKVRELTISLIKGDK; from the coding sequence ATGAAAAATGTAGTTTTATTTGGCGCTTCAGGAAACATAGGAAAACAAACTCTTGAAATACTAAAAACAAACAAAAACAAATTTAAGTTAATTGCGATTAGTGTTGGTAAAAGAATAAATGATTTAGAAACTATTTTAGAGGAATTTAAAGATATAAAAACTGTTTATTCTTCTGTATCAATAGAAAACTTAAAAAATAAATTTACTAAAATCAATTTCGTTTCAAATAACATTGAAGAACTAATTTATAATGATGCACATATTATTGTTAATGCTTTATCTGGTTTTTTTGGTTTAAAAATTACATTAGAAGCAATTAAAAAAGAAAAAATTTTATTAAATGCAAATAAAGAAAGTTTTGTTGTTGCAGGTAACTTAATTCAAGAATTACAACAAAAATTTGTGAAAGCAAAAATTTATCCAGTTGATTCAGAACATTGTGCAATTTTTCAGTGTTTAGAAGTTGATAATCAAATAAATAATATATATTTAACTGCATCTGGTGGACCATTTAGAAATTTAACATTAGAAGAAATAAAAAATGTTAATTTAAAAGATGCATTAAATCACCCAAATTGAAATATGGGTTCTAAAATTACAATAGATAGTGCAACTATGTTTAATAAAGCATTTGAGATATTAGAAGCATATCACTTGTTTAAAACCAAAAATATCATAACACTTGTTCACCCAAATTCTATTATTCACTCGATGGTTGAATTTAAAGATGGATCAATAAAAGCACAATTATCAGTACCTGATATGAAACAAGTTATTAATTATTTTTTTAATTATCCTGATAGAGTAGAATTTACAAATCAAAAAAATTTGAATTTTAAAGAAACTTTAAACTTGCAATTAAAAGAAATTGATCAAAATCGCTTCATTCCAATAAAAATGGCATTAGGATGTTTAGATGAATATAACTCAAAAGCAATTTGTATGAATGCTGCAAACGAAGTGTGTGTTGAAGCTTTTTTAAATAATGAAATTGAATTTTATCAAATTACAGAAATTGTTAGCAAAATATTTCACACAACTCAAAAAATAAATTACAATAATTATAATGATATATGTGCTTTTGATAAAAAAGTAAGAGAACTAACTATTAGTTTAATAAAGGGAGATAAATAA